The stretch of DNA GATGGGGAAAGTAATGGGGGAAAAacggggggaaatgggggaaaaaggggcGGGGGGATGGGAAAGTGCCCCCCAGTCCccctcccactgcccccagtgcccccccagtcCCCCTTCCCAGTGCCCTCCAATCCCCTTttcagtgctcccagtccccccccagtcccctcccagtgctcccagtgccctccaattccctcccactgcccccagtgccctcccagtgctcccagtgccctccaatcccctcccagtcccctcccagtgctcccagtgcccccggTCCGTACCGGTGGGGTGCAGCACGCCGTGGGCCCGCAGACAGGTGGGGGGCTGGCCCCCCCCCAGCAGGGCCAGTGCCATCTGCAGCCCGTAGCCACCGAGGTCCAGCAGGGCCCCCCCCGCCCAGCCCCGGCTCGCGCAGCCGCGGGACCCCCCCCAGGGGCGAAGCCGAGCTCCCCCCGCAGCACCAGGGGGGGTCCCCAGGGCCCCCCCCGGCCGCGAGCGAGCGCAGGCGGCGCCAGGCGGGGAAAAAACGGGTCCAGAACCCCTGCGGGAGAGACTGGGAGtactggggggaactggggggactgggaacGGGGctactgggggggactgggggcactgggagtaCTGGGGGCGCTGGGAATGGGAGTAGTGGGGGAACTGGAATGGCTGAGAATGGGGGGAAAGggcctggagctctgggaatgggggactgggagtactgggagcactgggagcactgggaacggggcactgggagcactgggagcactgggaacggggcactgggagcactgggagcactgggagtggagcactgggagcactgggagcactgggagtggagcactgggagcactgggaatggggcactgggaacgggggcactgggagcactgggaacggggcactgggagcactggggggcactgagAGAACTGGGAATGGGTGACTGGGAGCATTGGGAacggggcactgggagcactgggagcactgggagcactgggagtggagcactgggagcactggaatgggggcactgggaatggggcactgggagcactggggaacgggggcactgggagcaccgGGAAATGGGTGacagggagcactgggagcactgggagcgcTGGGAGCGGCCCGCACCTCCATCAGGAACACGCCGCGCTCCCGCGCCGTCCCCACGAGCTGCGCGACCTCGCGGGCCCCGAGCGCCATCGGCTTCTCCATGAGCacggcgcggccgcggcgcaGGAACAGCAGCCCTGCGGGCAGGTGCGCGGGGTTCACCGCCCCCACGTACACCACGTCTGCGGGGGACCCCCAAAAAACGGCCTCAGGGGGCCCCAAAACACCCCCCACGCCGAAAACAAAAACGCCAAATCCGCCCAAAAACCCCATACGGCCCCGACCCcgaaaaacaaacaaaaaaaccccaaatccccccacaaaaaaacccaaaacacccccGACCCCGAAAAACAAAAAcgccaaaaccccccaaaaaaccccatacgGCCCCaacctcaaaaaacaaacaaaaaaaccaaaccccccaaaaaccccataaaatctccgaccccaaaaaacaaacaaacaaacaaaaaaccaaaacaaaaaaccccataaaaccCCCGACCCCAAAACGCCTCCCACACATGTACCACATCTGAGGAGGACATCCCAAAAATAGCCCAAACCCCCCCGTCCCCAAAAACCTCATCGGGGAGCACCAAGAACACCCAGAAGCCCCCCAGAAAACCCCGAAATCCTCTCGGGACACCCCAAACTCTGTAGGGTCCCCTGTGGGGGTCTCACCCACGTCGGGGTCCTCGGCCAGCTCCTCATAGGATCCGTAGGCTCGGGGCACCCCGAAGTGCCGGGGCGAAGGCCTGGGCGCGCCCCAAATCCCGCGCGGCCACGGCCACCACCTGCGGGGGGCACGGCCGGGGGTCGTGGGgcacccccaaaatcccggggggcaccccaaaatccccccggGTTTAGGGGATCGGGAGGGAATCCCGATGTTTGGGACATCAGGGCAATGGGGGTTACGCGACGGTGGGGGAGGGACACACCCCAGGGTTTTTGGGGACACACCCAGGATTTCTGGGGACACACCCAGGTCTTTTGGGGACACACCCAGGATTTTGGGGGCTCccaggggttttgggggctcCCAGcgattttgggggggtcccggggttTTTGGGGGCTCACAGGGGTATTTGGGGGGCTCCCACGGGTTTTGGGGGGCTCCCAGgagttttgggggggtcccagtggtttttggggggtcccagggatttgggggctcCCAGGGGTATTTGGGGGCTCCCAGCGGATTTTGGGGGctcccagggatttgggggctcccggggattttgggggggtcacCGTGTGCTCCGAGGCGGGCAGGGTCTGCAGGGCCAGCACGAAGTCGTGGCTGATGGCCCCGGCCGAGCAGATGCCCCAGCGCGTGGGGCCGGGGGGCGGCCCGGGCCGGGCTTTGGGGGGGCGCCGGGGCGGGACACGGCTCCGGTTCCCGGACCCGATCCCGGTCCTGATCCGGGTCCCGATCCCGATCCATGTCCCGGTCCATGTCTCAATCGCGATCCCAATCCCCGTCCCGGTCCCGATCCTAGTCCAggtcccgatcccgatcccgatcccgttcccgttcccggtcccggtcccggtcccggtcccgatcccgtTCCCggtcccgttcccgttcccggtcccgttcccgttcccgttcccgatcccggtcccgttcccgttcccgttcccgttcccgttcccgggtcccggtcccgatcccaGCCCGGTGCTAGTTCTGGTGCCGATCCCGGTGCTGATCCCGATCCTAATCGAATTCCCGGTCCTGATCCCAGCCCAGTCCCGATCCGGATCCCGATCCCAGCCCCGTTCCAATCCCGGTCCCGGTCGCGATCCCGATCCCAgcccaatcccgatcccgatcccggtaCCGGCCCGTCCCGCACCTGCCGGGGCACGAACgggggccgcgcccgcccctCCCCCAGCCGTGGGAAGCTCCCAcgcccctccccccacccacgcgcgggtgggggaggggcggggtgGGCACCCCAAAGGGAGGAgggggggcaggggctgccccggAGACCCCGTGGGGGGGGACCGGGGGGGTTCGGGGGGTCCCGGGACTgcgggaatttggggatttggggggatttgaggatttgggggattttgggggattttggggatttggggatttgaggatttgggggattttggaggatttgggggatttttgggatttcaggggatttgggggatttcgGGGGTCCctggatttggggggaatttgagGATTTGGGgacttttggggattttggggatttgtggattttgggggatttggggatttttgggatttcaggggatttgggggattttggggatttcggGGGGtccctggatttggggaaattgggggacttttttgggaattttgggaattttggggatttttgggggtcctggggtcCCCTCCGGGGCGTGGCCCTTTCCCCCGCACGTGCTGGGGCCCCCGCCCCCTCCGCGCGGCGCCGCGCTCCCATTGGTCGGTAGCCGCGGGGAGGCGTGGCCTATATGCAAATGAGCGGCGGGAATGAACGGCTGCGTTTATTGGCGGCTGGGGGCGTGGTTTTTGGGGGCGGGGTGCGAATAGCGCTCGCTGATTCGTCGCGGGTCGGCGCGCGCCGATTGGCTGCGGGCGGGGGCGGGGTGGGACGGCACGCTGCTATTGGCTGGCGGGTGAGGGGCGGGGGCAGAGCGGCGCGCTCCCATTGGCGCAGAGAGGCAGGGGCGGGGGCCTGGagcgatggcggcggcggcgctgcggTCCCGGGGCGGCGGAGCGGTGAGGAGGGGGAACCAGTAACCCCAGTAACCCCTGCCAGTAACCCCCGTAACCCCTCCCAGTAACCCCAGTAACCCCCAGTGCCCCCTCCCAGTAACCCCAGTAACCCCTGCCAGTAACCCCAGTAACCCCAGTAACCCCCTGCCAGTAACCCCAGTAACCCCAGTGCCCCTCCCAGTAACCCCTGCCAGTAACCCCAGTAACCCCAGTaacccccagtgcccccctcCCAGTAACCCCAGTACCCCTGCCAGTaacccctcccagtgctcccagtgtcccctcccagtccccctcCCAGGTCCTACTGGagcccctcccagtgctcccagttcccgCTGGACCTTCCCAGTTCCACTCAGGCCCTACTGAGGCTCATCCCAGCGCTCCCAGTgctctcccagtgccctcccagtgctcccagtgcacccagtgcccccccagtgctcccagtgccccgttcccagtgctcccccagtgctcccagtgctccccagtgccccccccagtgctcccagtgcccctccagtgctcccagtgctcccagtgccctcccagtgctcccagtgctcccagtgcccccccagtgctcccagtgctcccagtgcccccccagtgctcccagtgccccccagccGTTCCCAGTGACCCCCAACCCCTCCCAGCGACCGTCCCAGTCCTCCCAGTGCTCGTCCCGGTGCTCCCAACGCcttcccagttcctcccagtgcCCCCGCAGatcctcccagtgctcccagtgctcccagtgctcccagtccctcccagttgcCCCCAGTCGCTCCCAGTCGCTCCCAGTCGCTCCCAGTGCCCCCGCAGATCCTCCCAGTCGCTCCCAATCGCCCCCAGTcgctcccagtgctccccagtCCCGCCGCTCTCCCCGCGATGGCGGCGCTGGGGGGGGGTCAAAGTCCGGCCGGGGGAGGGGCAGGGCCTGGACCCCTCCCCCCATGACCACGCCCTTCCCGGCTACTGGGCAAACTGGGCTGAAATGGGGCAAACTGGGGTGAAATGGGGCAAACTGGGGCCAAAAGGGGATAAACCAGGGCCAGACTGGTCCAAACTGGGGCAAACTGGGGTAAACTGGGGTAAACTGGGGTGAAATGGGGCAAACTGGGGCAAACTGGGGTAAACTGGGGCAAACTGGGGCAAACTGGGGCAAACTGGGGGTTTGTGCCCCTCCCCCAGGTGCTGGCGACGCTGCTGCGGCCGGCCCCGGCGCGGCTACAAGAGCACCTTCCGTGTgaggaccccaaaacccccaaaataccccaaagaaacccaaaaacaccccaaaaacaccccgAATAACCCCAGATAAACCCCAAAATACCCCAGAAATACCCCAGAACCCCAAATaaacaccaaaaccccaaataaacccaaaataaacccaaaaataccccaaataaACCCCGGAAAAACCCCAAGtgaccccaaaatctccccgaataaccccaaaccccaaaaatcccctgaatgaccccaaatccctttaaatgaccccaaatcccccagaTGACCCGAAAACGCCCTGaatgaccccaaaccccaaatgtcccccacataaaccccaaaatcccccggatgaccccaaacccccccaaataaaccccaaatccccccgaatgaccccaaacccccccagacaaaccccaaacccccccccaggcctcggagctggagctggagcgcTCGGGGGCCCCCCGGGACGCCCCCGGCCCCCCAGGAGCTCGTTTTCGGGAGGGTCTTCACCGACCACATGCTGACGGTGGAGTGGAGCCGCGCCGGGGGCTGGGGGCGCCCCCAGATCCGCCCCTTCCAGGAGCTGCGGCTGCACCCGGCCTCGTCCGCCCTGCACTACGCCGTGGAGGGTCAGaggcaccccaaaatcaccccaaaatcaccccaaaaatcaccctaaaaacaccccaaaaacaccccaaaaatcaccccgaaatcaccccaaaaacacccccaaaaatcaccccgaaatcaccccaaaaacaccccaaaaacacccgaaaaatcacccaaaaacccccagaaaCACCCCAAACCCGGCACTATGCCGTGGAGGTCAGAGGCACCCTGAATCACCCTgaaatcaccccaaaaacaccccgaaatcaccccaaaaacaccccaaaaatcacccaaaatacccaaaaacaccccaaacccgGCACTACGCCGTGGAGGTCAGAAACACCTCAAAATcacccaaaaacaccccaaaaccccccagaatCACACCAAAAACAGCCTGGAAAGCCCCAGAATCACCCCAAACCCGGCACTTTGCCGTGGTGGTCAGGaacacccccaaaaccaccccaaaaccccgcagaatcaccccaaaaccaccccaaaccccgggactccccaaaccccagccccagctcttcgAGGGGCTCAAGGCTTTTCGGGGCGACGACGACAAAATTCGGCTTTTCCGCCCCGAGCTGAACATGGAGAGGATGCAGAGATCGGCCCGCAGGGTCTGCCTGCCCGTGAGTGGGGTGTGCCCCCGGGGagccccaaaaccaccccaaaaccaccccgaaaccaccccaaaaccaccccgaAACCACCCCGGAATAGCCCCCGAATACCCCCCAAATAAtccccaaaataaccccaaacccCACGCAGAACAACCgccaaatcccccccaaaacgaccccaaaatgaccccaaaatgaccccaaaacaaccccaaacgCCTCCCGAAAcaaccccaacccccccaaaataaccccaatATACCCCCAAAATAACCCCCTAAAATAACCcccaaaatacccccaaaataaccccaaaccccccaaaacaaccccaaaataaccccaaacccccaaaaagaaaaacccctgaGATAACCCAAAACCGCCGCACCCCAAAATAACCCGAGAATCTCCAAaaaccttgaaaataaaaaaaaaaaattaaaaattaaaaaaaaaaaagttacagtcccctcccagtcccctcccagtcccctcccagtcccctcccagtccctcccagtcccctcccagtcccctcccagtccctcccgGTGCCAATTTTTGTCCCTCCAAGCGCTGCTTTTCACCCAAAACGCGGGGGTTTCACCCAAAACGCGCGGGGGttttccctcccagtccctcccagtccctcccagtccctcccagtgctcccagtgccgCTCCCGCAGGAGTTCGACGGGCGGGAGCTGCTCGAGTGCATCCGGGCGCTGGTGCGGCTCGAGGGGCGCTGGgtgccccgggacccccggagCAGCCTCTACATCCGGCCCGCGCTCATCGGCACCGAGGTGCGCGGGGGtccgggggggtttggggggaatttggggggaatttggggcgtcctgggggggatttggggggattttggggggggggggttggggcaTTTGGGGATTTcggggaatttggggggtcctgggggtgtttggggagTCCtgaggggggtttggggggattttgggggaatctggggggtcctgaggggggTAATGGGGGGCCCTGAGGGGGATTTCAGgggattttgggtggattttgagGGATTTTGTGGCAGTTTTTCAGGGGATTTCGGGGAATTTTgggagggggttttgggggatttgggaatggttttggggggattttggtgGTATTTTGATGGATTTTGGTGGATTTGTGGATTTAGTGAGTGggtttgggtggattttggggcgGTTTTAGGCGATTTTGGAGcggttttggggtggattttggggcggttttggggtggattttggagcggtttttggggtggattttggggcagttttaGGCGATTTTGGAGCGGTttgggggtggattttggggcgGTTTTAGGCGATTTTGGAGcggttttggggtggattttggggcggttttggtggattttgggttttttttgggggggattttagCGGATTTTattggattttggggatttttcgGGGGGGTCCCTGACCTGCCCCCCCCCAGCCCGCTCTGGGGGGTGGCGCCCCCCGGGCGGGCGCTGCTCTTCGTGCTGCTCTGCCCGGTCGGGCCGTACTTCCCCAGCGGCTTCGGGCCCGTGCGGCTCCTGGCGGACCCGCGGCACGCGCGCGCCTGGCCCGGCGGCGCCGGACACTGCAAGCTGGGCGGGTGAGTGACCACCGGGAGGTGACCAGCGGGAGTGACCACCGGGAGTGACCACTGAGGGGAGTGACCGCTGCCCAGTGACCATCAGGGAGTGACCAGTGGGAGTGACCACCGGGAGTGACCACCGGGAGTGACCGCTGCCCAGTGACCACCGGGAGTGACCAGCGGGAGTGACCGCTGAGGGGAGTGACCAGTGGGAGTGGCCAGCGGGAGTGACCACTGCTCAGTGACCACCGGGAGTGACCAGTGGGAGTGACCGCTGACGGGAGTGACCAGCGGGAGTGACCACTGCCCAGTGACCGCTGAGGGGAGTGACCACTGCCCAGTGACCACCGGGAGGGACCAGCAGGAGTGACCAGCGGGAGGGACCAGCGGGAGTGACCGCTGCCCAGCGACCATCAGGGAGTGACCACTGAGGGGAGTGACTTCCAGGCAGTGACCACCAGGGAATGACCACCGGGGAGTGACCACTGCCCAGTGACCACCGGGGAGTGACCACTGCAGGGGGGGACTGACCACTGCAGAGTGACcactgggggatttgggatgttttttgggggggttggggcatttttggggggatttggggttttttttgagagggCGGTTGGTTTTTTCttagggggattttggggttttttccggggggggctctgggggatttttgggggtccccCAAGCGGCGCCCCCCCCCCAGGAATTACGGGCcgtgcctggagctgcaggaggcgGCGCGGGCCCGCGGGTGCCACCAGGTGCTGTGGCTGCACGGCCCCGAGCGGCACCTGACCGAGGTGGGCACCATGAACCTCTTCGTCTTCTGGGAGCGCCCGGACGGGGGTACTTGGGGGAATTTCGGGGGTCcggggggggtcctgggggggatttgggagggactggggggtcccgggggggtttgggggggtcccaggggggtttggggggaatttggggtgtcctggggggatttgggaggcATTGGGGGGATCCCTGGGGGATTCTGGGAGGTCCCAGGGGGGTTTTGGGAGGGattgggaggggtttggggggtcctgggggtaTTTGGGAGGGattgggggggtcctgggtggGGTTTTGGGAGGTCCCAGGGGGGTTTTGGGAGGGTCCTGGCAGTCCTGGGGGGATATGGGGGGAtcccaggggggtttggggggggcctgggggaatttggggggtccCAGTGTGTGGTTGaggggggggtcctggggggatttggggggatcccagggggggtttggggggtcctggggggtgGGGGTTGGGAGATCCCTGAGGGTCCTGGGTGGGGGTAAAGGGGAATTTTAGGGAATTTCAGGGGTCGTGGGGGGCGgttctggaatggtctgggggtcccggggggggaggggggggtcagggggtgACCgagcccccccgccccccccccccgtgtgccccccagggctggagctggtgaCCCCCCCCCTGGACGGGCTGATCCTGCCCGGGGTGACCCGGCAGAGCCTCCTGGAGCTGGCCCGGCAGTGggtgcggggccgggggctcggggggctcggggggctcggggggctcggggggctccaCAGAGGACCTGGGGAGGGcttgggggggttgggggacatggggggggtCGGGAGGTGTtagggaggatttgggggggatttgggggggaattTGGCGGGTCAGGCAGTgtttgggaggatttggggagggattcaggaaaatttggggggggggggggatttctgggatttttggcgGGCCCGGAGCAGATTTCGGGAGGATTTGGGGACGATTTTCGGGATTTTTGGCAGGCCTGGAGCAGatttggggaggattttgggggatttctgggatttttggcgGGCCCAGAGCTGATTTGGGGAGGATTTCGGgggattttttgtatttttggcGGGCCCGGAGCAGATTTCGGGAGGATTTCGGGCGCTTTCGGGATCGCTGCGCcccgggggcgcggcgggggaCGGGCGGGGGGCTCATCGGGACCCCCCCCGACCCCCCCAAATGTGCCCCCCAGGGTGAGTTCGAGGTGCGCGAGGCCCCCCTGCCCATGGGCAGCGTTTTGGGGGCGCTGCAGGGGGGGCGGCTCCGGGAGATGTTCGGGGCCGGCACCGCCTGCGTCGTCTGCCCCGTGGGGGAGATCCTGTACCAGGACAAGGTtcgggggggccgggggggctgggggggtcctCGGGGTCCGGGGGGGTTCGGGGGGGTTACGGGGGCCTGGGGGCTCGaggggagttttgggggttcgaggggaattttgggggtccTGGAGGGTTTTTGGGGAGGTTGTGGGGATTTGTGGGGTCCTGGGGGATCCTCGGtgtctgggggggggggttctgggggtcctgggggttcGGGGGTTACggggcctgggggctccaggggagttttggggtttcgaggggaatttttgggggtcCTGGAGGGTTTTTGGGGAGGTTGTGGGGTCTGGTAGGGGTTTTGTGGGATCCCGGGGGATTGGatggaatttgggggggggttgggggtcccgggggcgTTTTGGGGTCCCGGTGacccccccaccctcccccccccaaagCTGCACGCGGTGCCCACCATGGAGAACGGCCCCGAGGTGGCCGGGAGGTTCCTGCGGGAGCTCAGCGACATCCAGGTGAGATTTGGGGAAAAtctgggggaatttggggaaaactgggaaatcTGGGGgggaaaactgggggaaaatctgggggaaaattgggggggaAATTGGAGAAAAtctggggggaaattggggtgaaatttggggggaaaattgggggaaaatttggggggaaattggggggaaattggggaaaattgggaaaggGAAAACGGGGGGTCCTGGGGTGTGACCCACCCCCCTTTTTGTCCCCCCCCCAGTACGGGCCGCGTCCCCAGCCCGTGGGCCCAGCCcgtgtgacccccccccccaaaaagaAGAACCAGCACCGGACACTCCGGGGGGGTCacgggaccccccaaaaatgCACCAAAAATGGGGGAGGGGCCCGGaattcccctcccccaccctcAAATCCCTCTCTGGGGGggtcccaaatccccccccccaaaaaaaaccactccaGACCGCttttgggaggggggggggtgtccccaaatcccccccagcccctccccagctcagcccctcccccccccgTGCAATACTCTGAGCTgacccctcccctccccctccccccacccgGTTTTGGGGTCCCTCCTCCCCAATTTGGGGGGTCCcgcccctccccctccccccccccagtgccttgggaccccccctcccccccccccagtgctTGCAGAGCCTTAAACGACCCCTCCCCCCCACAGCCGGGACCCCTCCCCCACCAAAGGTCAGCGGGGGTCGTTAATAATAAACAGCGATTAATGATGGATtggttaattaattaaattaattagttGGGGGGGATTAATGGGGGACAGGGCTGttgggcgggggggggcggaAGGGGAGGGACGTGgacccaaatgtccccaaaatccccaaaatcccaaatatcccccaaaatatccccagaTATCCCCAGATATCCCAAATAttccaaatgtccccaaatgtcccgAATATCCCACATtacccaaaaatcccccaaatgtccccaaatgtcccaaaaatccccaaatgtcccaaatcttccaaatgtccccaaatgtcccaaatgtccccaaaatcccaaatatcccccaaatatcccaaatatcccaaatatctCAAATATCtcaaatatcccaaatatcccaaatgaccccaaatgtcccaaaaaatccccaatatCTCAAATatcccccaaaatatccccaaatatcccaaatatcccaactATCTCAAATATCCCAAATGACCCCAGAtgtcccaaaaatccccaatatcccaaatatcccccaaatatcccaaatatcccaaatgtccccaatgtcccgaATATCCCACATAtcctaaaaatccccaaatgtccccaaatatcccaaatatcccaagtGTCCCAAATATctccaaatcccccaaatatcccaaatgtcccaaaaaatccccaaatgtccccaaatccccccgaCGCCCCCGGCCTCCCCCCACGTCCCCGAcgccaacttttttttttttttttttttccaaaaatctcctttattttcccatttcccctcccccccgcccccttTTTACAAAAACCATCCCGAGACaataaataggattttttttgggggggggtgggggggcccggataataataataaaaaaataataataataataacggcaata from Vidua macroura isolate BioBank_ID:100142 unplaced genomic scaffold, ASM2450914v1 whyUn_scaffold_150, whole genome shotgun sequence encodes:
- the DHDH gene encoding LOW QUALITY PROTEIN: trans-1,2-dihydrobenzene-1,2-diol dehydrogenase (The sequence of the model RefSeq protein was modified relative to this genomic sequence to represent the inferred CDS: deleted 5 bases in 5 codons), with amino-acid sequence MDRDMDRDRDPDQDRDRVREPEPCPARRPPKARPGPPPGPTRWGICSAGAISHDFVLALQTLPASEHTVVAVAARDLGRAQAFARHFGVPRAYGSYEELAEDPDVDVVYVGAVNPAHLPAGLLFLRRGRAVLMEKPMALGAREVAQLVGTARERGVFLMEGFWTRFFPAWRRLRSLAAGGGPGDPPWCCGGSSASPLGGVPRLREPGLGGGALLDLGGYGLQMALALLGGGQPPTCLRAHGVLHPTGVDESVSVTLEFPGGNLAALTFSMAAELPGGAALGGPRGWAELPSHMNCPTELLWGGRRERFPLPPPAEPLNFPHSTGLRYEAQHVRECLLQGLTESPEMPLAESEVIARLLDEARAQVGERLSGAAADPPE
- the BCAT2 gene encoding LOW QUALITY PROTEIN: branched-chain-amino-acid aminotransferase, mitochondrial (The sequence of the model RefSeq protein was modified relative to this genomic sequence to represent the inferred CDS: deleted 2 bases in 2 codons), translating into MAAAALRSRGGGAVLATLLGRPRRGYKSTFRASELELERSGAPRTPPAPQELVFGRVFTDHMLTVEWSRAGGWGRPQIRPFQELRLHPASSALHYAPQLFEGLKAFRGDDDKIRLFRPELNMERMQRSARRVCLPEFDGRELLECIRALVRLEGRWVPRDPRSSLYIRPALIGTEVPLWGVAPPGRALLFVLLCPVGPYFPSGFGPVRLLADPRHARAWPGGAGHCKLGGNYGPCLELQEAARARGCHQVLWLHGPERHLTEVGTMNLFVFWERPDGGLELVTPPLDGLILPGVTRQSLLELARQWGEFEVREAPLPMGSVLGALQGGRLREMFGAGTACVVCPVGEILYQDKLHAVPTMENGPEVAGRFLRELSDIQYGPRPQPVGPARVTPPPKKKNQHRTLRGAGTPPPPKVSGGR